The following are encoded together in the Bactrocera neohumeralis isolate Rockhampton chromosome 6, APGP_CSIRO_Bneo_wtdbg2-racon-allhic-juicebox.fasta_v2, whole genome shotgun sequence genome:
- the LOC126761092 gene encoding large proline-rich protein BAG6 isoform X3 produces MLINLRVKTLDAQTHDFSIDNELTIREFKDKIAEKTNISADQQRIIYCGRVLADEKQLKEYDVDGKVVHVAERPPPSQRGPSSSNSSSNDTPNTRERTNNRGMRNSPLFRALDGMVVGTMAIPMNPVQNNGQQQVNPFAASSSFCMNRITVARHMLDCANNIAAYLEDPERGLNNASLDILARGSWTMESTVVEVGFTAADLPQNQNIVEMVQDAVSAALRRNSNTNVTVVQLPTVFGSNEGEAAATNGAEGVANMDATESNASVDADVDADGDADAAAAVIIEDVIDDAYEGVAANLSLASDTTGTSSTNNTTSSTNTTSDASTTDISSASTTTGTNTEENPSRRRTNTRVLAEVVEQMRTVQTRLNPFIQQFYELLNNDPTYEEENTTDRDNAQRLYNRVSEALHYMSHAQHAISDLMLDVSQPAPRFLTCRPILVEQSGYVSSNNYLSAAAAAAAAAASGNNQQRPRSRTTFISPRRDHAVTITTLSPPTTASGNANSTASGNTPVTAEAGNSSGYVNSNNYLSAAASAAAAAATAATGNNQHRSRSRATFISPRRDHAITILSPPTTASGNANSTAGGNTAVAAEAGNNSGGSSSAGSGGADGSADNNRNSNSTTASASGSGSGSSIDDPVDEPLTNPNATSTAAAANAATQSNDNPQVQMSRLIQAMVNSAPINTELHVQILPPTILSVPVNARDGNNGNGEQQQRATAATTADATATAATNNSNNNANANATGSSSGSGSGANANNNHSNNAAPAAGIVLNPNSGYRPVSASLAIGTLPTTSTQTRSTSRPQLQIGGLPANGWNGRFIPANMMSSFDRFLPCNSHHIREPENGNNSNAANASAPSNGNGNANANANASMNNATPHIITTNTINPHSLRAFADLLPNVRSTPTVGGAPSGTTRTNAPPPPPRPALPFFSLRNLISGQNRNTPTAPAAPSTSGTAAAAAASSSASSSAANTDNYRRNLRTQLQNFVNQRIFGGGPINEETMSPAVNRAVDWFGESLELLPQYEKPEYDSRHSVVKLLRHMLPLFIEIVRDEQSNLAAFEQRIKRACEDFVKRLYSVLYVCVGRNNAQQYWVQLMRLLWVPTRSYFRGEALRFLSMYINTVNPSNTDTADVQQYIVHRDVPSVAQSDAESFVTPPQPFNLQPLETDVEMVEVASTSEANPHSQFSIDIDDADDDVELELAPAEPLPNVNAGSEPWHRNFPTDWLPIITRDLHTQSANPPNQTPFSDAYISGMSAKRRKMIQNNKPPTDINALVARSVRKAIQTVGPRASTTAAAESLTAEEITEAIANDATVHTSFRDAVRTNVRERLQKDTNYKAEKFPHTAKFVNK; encoded by the exons atgttaataaatttaagagTAAAAACGCTCGATGCTCAAACGCATGACTTTAGTATTGATAATGAG TTGACTATTCGCGAATTTAAGGACAAAATCGCTGAGAAAACCAACATTTCCGCAGACCAACAACGTATCATTTATTGTGGTCGTGTTCTTGCCGATGAGAAACAATTGAAAGAATACG ATGTTGATGGAAAAGTGGTTCACGTGGCTGAGCGTCCACCGCCATCACAGCGTGGTCCCTCTTCTTCCAATTCATCTTCGAACGATACACCCAACACACGTGAACGCACCAACAATCGCGGAATGCGGAATTCTCCTTTGTTTAGAGCACTAGACGGCATGGTTGTTGGAACGATGGCAATACCAATGAATCCTGTT CAAAATAACGGGCAACAGCAGGTAAATCCATTTGCTGCTTCTTCGTCATTTTGTATGAACCGCATAACAGTGGCCCGGCATATGTTGGACTGTGCAAATAATATTGCCGCCTATTTGGAAGATCCGGAGCGG GGTCTTAATAACGCCTCTTTGGATATTTTGGCGCGAGGCAGCTGGACCATGGAATCCACTGTAGTTGAAGTGGGTTTTACCGCTGCTGATTTgccacaaaatcaaaatattgtggAAATGGTACAAGATGCTGTCTCAGCAGCGTTACGTCGCAACAGCAACACAAACGTAACTGTAGTGCAATTACCCACAGTCTTTGGTTCCAACGAGGGTGAAGCTGCCGCCACGAATGGTGCCGAAGGTGTGGCAAATATGGATGCAACTGAGAGTAATGCTTCTGTTGATGCGGATGTGGATGCTGACGGCGATGCCGATGCTGCCGCTGCTGTTATTATAGAAGATGTTATTGATGATGCTTACGAAGGAGTTGCTGCTAATCTTAGCCTTGCTTCCGACACTACTGGCACTAGCTCTACTAATAATACCACATCATCTACTAACACAACATCTGATGCATCTACAACAGACATCTCGAGTGCATCTACAACAACTGGTACAAACACGGAGGAGAATCCCTCACGTCGCCGCACCAACACACGAGTTTTGGCGGAAGTGGTCGAACAAATGCGCACTGTACAGACTCGTCTCAATCCTTTCATACAGCAATTCTACGAATTGTTAAATAATGATCCAACATACGAGGAAGAG AATACAACCGATCGCGATAATGCACAGCGGCTTTACAATCGCGTTTCCGAGGCGCTACACTATATGTCGCATGCCCAGCATGCCATATCCGATTTGATGTTGGACGTATCACAGCCAGCACCGCGTTTTCTCACTTGTCGCCCGATATTGGTTGAGCAAAGCGGTTATGTTAGCTCCAATAATTATTTATCCGCTGCTGCAGCggctgccgctgccgccgccTCTGGTAATAATCAACAGCGTCCTCGTTCGCGCACCACCTTTATATCACCACGTCGCGATCATGCTGTCACCATAACAACCCTTTCACCACCTACCACTGCAAGCGGTAATGCCAATAGTACAGCAAGTGGCAATACTCCTGTTACTGCCGAAGCAGGCAACAGCAGTGGTTATGTTAATTCCAATAATTATTTATCAGCTGCTGCATCTGCTGCAGCGGCTGCCGCTACCGCCGCCACTGGTAATAATCAACATCGTTCACGTTCACGCGCCACCTTTATATCACCACGTCGGGATCATGCTATCACCATCCTCTCACCACCGACTACTGCAAGCGGTAATGCTAATAGTACAGCAGGTGGCAATACTGCTGTTGCTGCCGAAGCCGGCAACAATAGTGGTGGTAGTAGCAGTGCTGGCAGCGGTGGCGCGGATGGTAGCGCCGATAATAATCGTAATAGCAACAGCACAACTGCAAGCGCAAGTGGCAGTGGCAGTGGTAGTTCTATTGATGATCCGGTTGATGAACCATTAACCAATCCGAATGCGACGAGTACAGCGGCAGCAGCGAATGCGGCCACGCAAAGCAACG ATAACCCACAGGTGCAAATGTCACGCCTAATTCAGGCTATGGTGAACTCCGCGCCCATTAACACTGAACTGCATGTGCAAATCCTACCACCCACCATATTAAGTGTGCCAGTGAATGCGCGTGATGGGAACAATGGCAATGGTGAGCAGCAGCAACGTGCAACCGCTGCCACAACCGCAGACGCCACAGCAACAGCTGCTAcgaataatagcaacaacaatgcaaatgCCAATGCAACAGGTAGCAGCAGTGGCAGCGGTAGCGGCGCTAATGCCAACAATAATCATAGCAACAATGCAGCACCAGCCGCTGGCATAGTTTTGAATCCTAATAGCGGTTATCGTCCCGTTTCCGCTTCATTGGCAATTGGCACGCTGCCAACCACATCCACACAAACACGTTCAACATCGCGCCCGCAACTGCAGATCGGCGGCCTACCGGCCAACGGTTGGAATGGTCGCTTTATACCAGCCAATATGATGTCGTCGTTCGATCGTTTCCTACCATGCAATAGTCACCACATTCGGGAGCCCGAGAACGGTAATAATAGCAACGCCGCTAATGCCAGTGCCCCTTCGAATGGCAACGGCAACGccaatgcaaatgcaaatgctTCCATGAATAACGCAACGCCGCACATAATAA CCACGAATACGATCAATCCACACTCTCTACGCGCATTTGCCGATCTCTTGCCAAATGTACGTTCCACACCGACAGTAGGCGGTGCGCCCTCAGGTACCACGCGCACCAAtgcaccgccaccgccaccgcgtCCAGCCCTCCCTTTCTTCTCGTTGCGTAACTTAATATCTGGCCAAAATCGCAATACTCCAACAGCTCCAGCTGCGCCATCCACATCCGGCACCGCTGCAGCCGCCGCCGCCTCCTCCTCGGCTTCCTCCAGTGCAGCTAACACCGACAACTACCGGCGCAATTTGCGCACTCAGCTACAGAATTTCGTTAATCAGCGCATCTTCGGCGGTGGTCCAATCAACGAGGAGACCATGTCACCGGCGGTTAATCGCGCCGTCGATTGGTTTGGTGAATCACTGGAATTGTTGCCACAATATGAGAAGCCCGAGTATGACTCGCGGCACTCGGTCGTGAAGCTTTTGCGACACATGCTGCCGCTATTCATCGAAATCGTGCGCGATGAGCAGAGCAATTTGGCGGCGTTCGAGCAGCGCATCAAACGTGCTTGCGAAGACTTCGTTAAACGTCTGTACAGCgtgttatatgtgtgtgtgggccGCAATAATGCCCAACAATATTGGGTACAATTGATGCGTTTACTCTGGGTGCCGACGCGGTCAT atttCCGAGGTGAAGCTCTACGTTTCTTAAGCATGTACATTAACACAGTGAATCCATCCAACACGGACACAGCTGATGTACAACAATATATTGTACATAGAGATGTACCCAGCGTGGCGCAATCAGATGCA GAGTCATTCGTAACTCCACCGCAACCTTTCAATTTACAGCCCCTGGAAACCGATGTCGAAATGGTCGAAGTGGCGTCTACATCCGAAGCAAACCCGCATAGTCAATTCTCAATAGACATCGACGACGCCGACGACGATGTAGAACTCGAACTTGCGCCTGCCGAACCATTACCCAACGTTAACGCCGGCTCCGAGCCGTGGCATAGAAATTTCCCCACTGACTGGTTGCCGATCATAACACGTGATCTACATACACAAAGTGCA AATCCGCCAAATCAGACACCGTTCTCGGATGCGTACATATCAGGCATGTCGGCCAAACGAAGGAAAATGATACAGAACAACAAACCGCCAACCGATATCAACGCACTCGTAGCACGCAGTGTGCGCAAAGCCATACAGACTGTGGGACCACGCGCGTCCACGACAGCCGCAGCGGAATCGCTAACGGCCGAGGAAATCACAGAAGCAATCGCCAACGATGCGACGGTGCACACTTCATTTAGGGATGCGGTGCGTACGAATGTGCGCGAACGCTTGCAGAAAGACACCAATTACAAAGCTGAGAAATTTCCGCATACCGCAAAGTTCGTTAACAAATAG
- the LOC126761092 gene encoding large proline-rich protein BAG6 isoform X2 produces the protein MLINLRVKTLDAQTHDFSIDNELTIREFKDKIAEKTNISADQQRIIYCGRVLADEKQLKEYDVDGKVVHVAERPPPSQRGPSSSNSSSNDTPNTRERTNNRGMRNSPLFRALDGMVVGTMAIPMNPVQNNGQQQVNPFAASSSFCMNRITVARHMLDCANNIAAYLEDPERGLNNASLDILARGSWTMESTVVEVGFTAADLPQNQNIVEMVQDAVSAALRRNSNTNVTVVQLPTVFGSNEGEAAATNGAEGVANMDATESNASVDADVDADGDADAAAAVIIEDVIDDAYEGVAANLSLASDTTGTSSTNNTTSSTNTTSDASTTDISSASTTTGTNTEENPSRRRTNTRVLAEVVEQMRTVQTRLNPFIQQFYELLNNDPTYEEENTTDRDNAQRLYNRVSEALHYMSHAQHAISDLMLDVSQPAPRFLTCRPILVEQSGYVSSNNYLSAAAAAAAAAASGNNQQRPRSRTTFISPRRDHAVTITTLSPPTTASGNANSTASGNTPVTAEAGNSSGYVNSNNYLSAAASAAAAAATAATGNNQHRSRSRATFISPRRDHAITILSPPTTASGNANSTAGGNTAVAAEAGNNSGGSSSAGSGGADGSADNNRNSNSTTASASGSGSGSSIDDPVDEPLTNPNATSTAAAANAATQSNDDSAIEIMLQPRRGLYFGNNPQVQMSRLIQAMVNSAPINTELHVQILPPTILSVPVNARDGNNGNGEQQQRATAATTADATATAATNNSNNNANANATGSSSGSGSGANANNNHSNNAAPAAGIVLNPNSGYRPVSASLAIGTLPTTSTQTRSTSRPQLQIGGLPANGWNGRFIPANMMSSFDRFLPCNSHHIREPENGNNSNAANASAPSNGNGNANANANASMNNATPHIITTNTINPHSLRAFADLLPNVRSTPTVGGAPSGTTRTNAPPPPPRPALPFFSLRNLISGQNRNTPTAPAAPSTSGTAAAAAASSSASSSAANTDNYRRNLRTQLQNFVNQRIFGGGPINEETMSPAVNRAVDWFGESLELLPQYEKPEYDSRHSVVKLLRHMLPLFIEIVRDEQSNLAAFEQRIKRACEDFVKRLYSVLYVCVGRNNAQQYWVQLMRLLWVPTRSYFRGEALRFLSMYINTVNPSNTDTADVQQYIVHRDVPSVAQSDAPLETDVEMVEVASTSEANPHSQFSIDIDDADDDVELELAPAEPLPNVNAGSEPWHRNFPTDWLPIITRDLHTQSANPPNQTPFSDAYISGMSAKRRKMIQNNKPPTDINALVARSVRKAIQTVGPRASTTAAAESLTAEEITEAIANDATVHTSFRDAVRTNVRERLQKDTNYKAEKFPHTAKFVNK, from the exons atgttaataaatttaagagTAAAAACGCTCGATGCTCAAACGCATGACTTTAGTATTGATAATGAG TTGACTATTCGCGAATTTAAGGACAAAATCGCTGAGAAAACCAACATTTCCGCAGACCAACAACGTATCATTTATTGTGGTCGTGTTCTTGCCGATGAGAAACAATTGAAAGAATACG ATGTTGATGGAAAAGTGGTTCACGTGGCTGAGCGTCCACCGCCATCACAGCGTGGTCCCTCTTCTTCCAATTCATCTTCGAACGATACACCCAACACACGTGAACGCACCAACAATCGCGGAATGCGGAATTCTCCTTTGTTTAGAGCACTAGACGGCATGGTTGTTGGAACGATGGCAATACCAATGAATCCTGTT CAAAATAACGGGCAACAGCAGGTAAATCCATTTGCTGCTTCTTCGTCATTTTGTATGAACCGCATAACAGTGGCCCGGCATATGTTGGACTGTGCAAATAATATTGCCGCCTATTTGGAAGATCCGGAGCGG GGTCTTAATAACGCCTCTTTGGATATTTTGGCGCGAGGCAGCTGGACCATGGAATCCACTGTAGTTGAAGTGGGTTTTACCGCTGCTGATTTgccacaaaatcaaaatattgtggAAATGGTACAAGATGCTGTCTCAGCAGCGTTACGTCGCAACAGCAACACAAACGTAACTGTAGTGCAATTACCCACAGTCTTTGGTTCCAACGAGGGTGAAGCTGCCGCCACGAATGGTGCCGAAGGTGTGGCAAATATGGATGCAACTGAGAGTAATGCTTCTGTTGATGCGGATGTGGATGCTGACGGCGATGCCGATGCTGCCGCTGCTGTTATTATAGAAGATGTTATTGATGATGCTTACGAAGGAGTTGCTGCTAATCTTAGCCTTGCTTCCGACACTACTGGCACTAGCTCTACTAATAATACCACATCATCTACTAACACAACATCTGATGCATCTACAACAGACATCTCGAGTGCATCTACAACAACTGGTACAAACACGGAGGAGAATCCCTCACGTCGCCGCACCAACACACGAGTTTTGGCGGAAGTGGTCGAACAAATGCGCACTGTACAGACTCGTCTCAATCCTTTCATACAGCAATTCTACGAATTGTTAAATAATGATCCAACATACGAGGAAGAG AATACAACCGATCGCGATAATGCACAGCGGCTTTACAATCGCGTTTCCGAGGCGCTACACTATATGTCGCATGCCCAGCATGCCATATCCGATTTGATGTTGGACGTATCACAGCCAGCACCGCGTTTTCTCACTTGTCGCCCGATATTGGTTGAGCAAAGCGGTTATGTTAGCTCCAATAATTATTTATCCGCTGCTGCAGCggctgccgctgccgccgccTCTGGTAATAATCAACAGCGTCCTCGTTCGCGCACCACCTTTATATCACCACGTCGCGATCATGCTGTCACCATAACAACCCTTTCACCACCTACCACTGCAAGCGGTAATGCCAATAGTACAGCAAGTGGCAATACTCCTGTTACTGCCGAAGCAGGCAACAGCAGTGGTTATGTTAATTCCAATAATTATTTATCAGCTGCTGCATCTGCTGCAGCGGCTGCCGCTACCGCCGCCACTGGTAATAATCAACATCGTTCACGTTCACGCGCCACCTTTATATCACCACGTCGGGATCATGCTATCACCATCCTCTCACCACCGACTACTGCAAGCGGTAATGCTAATAGTACAGCAGGTGGCAATACTGCTGTTGCTGCCGAAGCCGGCAACAATAGTGGTGGTAGTAGCAGTGCTGGCAGCGGTGGCGCGGATGGTAGCGCCGATAATAATCGTAATAGCAACAGCACAACTGCAAGCGCAAGTGGCAGTGGCAGTGGTAGTTCTATTGATGATCCGGTTGATGAACCATTAACCAATCCGAATGCGACGAGTACAGCGGCAGCAGCGAATGCGGCCACGCAAAGCAACG ATGATAGTGCCATAGAGATTATGCTCCAACCGAGACGCGGATTGTATTTTGGCA ATAACCCACAGGTGCAAATGTCACGCCTAATTCAGGCTATGGTGAACTCCGCGCCCATTAACACTGAACTGCATGTGCAAATCCTACCACCCACCATATTAAGTGTGCCAGTGAATGCGCGTGATGGGAACAATGGCAATGGTGAGCAGCAGCAACGTGCAACCGCTGCCACAACCGCAGACGCCACAGCAACAGCTGCTAcgaataatagcaacaacaatgcaaatgCCAATGCAACAGGTAGCAGCAGTGGCAGCGGTAGCGGCGCTAATGCCAACAATAATCATAGCAACAATGCAGCACCAGCCGCTGGCATAGTTTTGAATCCTAATAGCGGTTATCGTCCCGTTTCCGCTTCATTGGCAATTGGCACGCTGCCAACCACATCCACACAAACACGTTCAACATCGCGCCCGCAACTGCAGATCGGCGGCCTACCGGCCAACGGTTGGAATGGTCGCTTTATACCAGCCAATATGATGTCGTCGTTCGATCGTTTCCTACCATGCAATAGTCACCACATTCGGGAGCCCGAGAACGGTAATAATAGCAACGCCGCTAATGCCAGTGCCCCTTCGAATGGCAACGGCAACGccaatgcaaatgcaaatgctTCCATGAATAACGCAACGCCGCACATAATAA CCACGAATACGATCAATCCACACTCTCTACGCGCATTTGCCGATCTCTTGCCAAATGTACGTTCCACACCGACAGTAGGCGGTGCGCCCTCAGGTACCACGCGCACCAAtgcaccgccaccgccaccgcgtCCAGCCCTCCCTTTCTTCTCGTTGCGTAACTTAATATCTGGCCAAAATCGCAATACTCCAACAGCTCCAGCTGCGCCATCCACATCCGGCACCGCTGCAGCCGCCGCCGCCTCCTCCTCGGCTTCCTCCAGTGCAGCTAACACCGACAACTACCGGCGCAATTTGCGCACTCAGCTACAGAATTTCGTTAATCAGCGCATCTTCGGCGGTGGTCCAATCAACGAGGAGACCATGTCACCGGCGGTTAATCGCGCCGTCGATTGGTTTGGTGAATCACTGGAATTGTTGCCACAATATGAGAAGCCCGAGTATGACTCGCGGCACTCGGTCGTGAAGCTTTTGCGACACATGCTGCCGCTATTCATCGAAATCGTGCGCGATGAGCAGAGCAATTTGGCGGCGTTCGAGCAGCGCATCAAACGTGCTTGCGAAGACTTCGTTAAACGTCTGTACAGCgtgttatatgtgtgtgtgggccGCAATAATGCCCAACAATATTGGGTACAATTGATGCGTTTACTCTGGGTGCCGACGCGGTCAT atttCCGAGGTGAAGCTCTACGTTTCTTAAGCATGTACATTAACACAGTGAATCCATCCAACACGGACACAGCTGATGTACAACAATATATTGTACATAGAGATGTACCCAGCGTGGCGCAATCAGATGCA CCCCTGGAAACCGATGTCGAAATGGTCGAAGTGGCGTCTACATCCGAAGCAAACCCGCATAGTCAATTCTCAATAGACATCGACGACGCCGACGACGATGTAGAACTCGAACTTGCGCCTGCCGAACCATTACCCAACGTTAACGCCGGCTCCGAGCCGTGGCATAGAAATTTCCCCACTGACTGGTTGCCGATCATAACACGTGATCTACATACACAAAGTGCA AATCCGCCAAATCAGACACCGTTCTCGGATGCGTACATATCAGGCATGTCGGCCAAACGAAGGAAAATGATACAGAACAACAAACCGCCAACCGATATCAACGCACTCGTAGCACGCAGTGTGCGCAAAGCCATACAGACTGTGGGACCACGCGCGTCCACGACAGCCGCAGCGGAATCGCTAACGGCCGAGGAAATCACAGAAGCAATCGCCAACGATGCGACGGTGCACACTTCATTTAGGGATGCGGTGCGTACGAATGTGCGCGAACGCTTGCAGAAAGACACCAATTACAAAGCTGAGAAATTTCCGCATACCGCAAAGTTCGTTAACAAATAG